CCGCATTTTCAGTAATAATGATCGCATTGTTTCCACCAAGCTCTAAAATGGTTTTCCCTAGTCTAGCGGCCACGGTTTGGGCAACTGATTTCCCCATTTTCGTGGAACCGGTAGCCGATATAAGGGGGATACGCACATCGGCAGCCATTAGTTTTCCCAGTGCTGCATCGCCCTGTACCAAGCTGGAAACAGCAGGGTTAATGCCGTTTTTTACGAATATTTCAGAAGCTAACTTCTGACAGGCCAATGCTGTAATAGGAGTCTTTTCTGAAGGTTTCCATACGCATACATTACCGCAAACCCAGGCAATTGCTGCATTCCAGCTCCAAACGGCAACGGGAAAGTTAAAGGCAGATATAATGCCAACAATGCCCAAAGGGAGCCACTGCTCGTACATCCTATGTTGCGGGCGCTCTGATTGGGTCGTAAGTCCATAAAGTTGCCGACTTAGGCCAACAGCGAAATCACAAATATCAATCATCTCCTGCACCTCGCCATAGCCTTCCTGAAGACTTTTCCCCATTTCATAGGAAACCAATGTCGCTAAATCTTTTTTATGTATACGCAAAGCATCTCCAATTTGACGAACAATTTCTCCTCGTTTAGGCGAAGGTAATTGCTTCCATTCGTTAAAGGCAGCAGCAGAGTTTTCTATCACCGCGTTATATTCTTCTTCAATAGTAACAGGGACAGATCCTATGAAATTGTCGTCAACAGGTGAATAGCTATCAATAGTAGTATTTTCTTTTGTTGAGCTCACAGTTAGCTTAAATCGGTCTAATACAGAAGAAATGTTAATGCTTTCCATAATTATAGTTGGTTTTTGCTTTTGTTTTCAGTTAAAATACAAACGTAAATATTATTGTACGAAATAAAAACAAAAAATAATTGTTTGTCTGGCGTTCGAAAAGGCAAGAAAAATGTGCTAAATAGTGCCTCCGTAGGCACTGGGTAACGCATAGCTGTACTTAGGGGAATCAAGCAACGTTTGTGTAGAAAAAACCGTATCTTTGTAGATAGAGGTTTTAAGAAAGTAGAGAAATCTCCAATGGGCTACTGCTGGTGAGAAATAAAAACATAGAGGAACTTAACATCTGATTTTTTTTAAGCGCCTTATAAACAGGTGTTTGTGGTGTTTTTTGTCTTTTTGTGGAAAACTAAATTGGTGAAATAATACTTTTAAAAGTAATTTGAAGCCATAATTTCATCAGCAAGTGGATTTGCTAAGCGAGGTGATTAACTTAACCATAGTTTAGCCATATTGATTGTGATCAATCTTAGTTCATTGCAGATAATGCCGGAAGATCTTTAGATGTAAGGGCATGAAACAGTAACTAAAGTTCTAATATTTAATTGCGATGGAAGACGACTTTGATTTTGGTTTTTCCGAAGATCCTAAATTTTCGGTTGAGCGTTACGAGGAAATGATTCGTAACGAAGATCAATATTTTTTCGACGCGCAGGCGTTTGAGGGGATTATCGATTATTACATGGAGAAGAATGATCCTATAAAGGCGCTTCAAGTGGTAGATTACGCCGTTAGTCAACACCCTTTCGCAGCAGTTTTCTTTATCAAACAAGCACAACTTTTTTCTTTAACCAATCAGTTGGATCTAGCATTGCGAGCCTTGGATAAAGCGGAATTGTTAGAAGCATCTGAACCGGATATCTTTTTGATCAGAGGAGGTATTTTAGGTAGTATAGACCGGTATGAGGAAGCCATAGCAAACTTGGAGAGGGCACTTTCTCTGGCAGAGAATCCGGACGAAATTTACTTGCAGATGGCAATGTTGTTTCAGAATAAAGGTGATTATGAGCAGGCGGTTAGATACCTAAAAAAATGCTTGGAATTTAATATGGAAAACCAGGAAGCGCTTTATGAATTGGCGTTTTGTTATGACGTATTGGATAGGCAGGAAGAGAGTATCGGTTTTTATATACAATATATTGATAATGAGCCTTACTCTTATGCTGCTTGGTATAATTTAGGGAATGCCTATCATAAACTTAGCCTGTACGAGAAAGCAATAGATGCATATGACTATGCGATATTGATTAAAGAAAACTTCGCTTCTGCCTATTTTAATAAAGGAAACGCACTGGTTAACCTTGACAGGTACGCTGACGCCATAGAAGTTTATAAGCAAACATTTGAATATGAGCCGCCAAGTGCAGAAACATATTGTGCCATAGGCGAATGTTATGAAAAGCTAGAACAAATGGACGAAGCTAGGTCATACTATAAAAAAGCGGTTAAGTTGGATGCGAAACTGGGTGATGGGTGGTTTGGTATAGGTGTAACTTTGGATTATGAAGAGCGATATTTTGAGTCGTTACACTTTTATAAGAAAGCACTCGATATAGATGACCAGAATCCAGACTATTGGTTTGCCATAGCTGATGCCCGTTATAAATTAAAGCAAATACATGAAGCAGAAGCGGCCTACGAGCGCGTAGTTGAACTTAATCCGCTGGATATTGAAGCATGGTTGGATTATTCTTC
This Olivibacter sp. SDN3 DNA region includes the following protein-coding sequences:
- a CDS encoding tetratricopeptide repeat protein — encoded protein: MEDDFDFGFSEDPKFSVERYEEMIRNEDQYFFDAQAFEGIIDYYMEKNDPIKALQVVDYAVSQHPFAAVFFIKQAQLFSLTNQLDLALRALDKAELLEASEPDIFLIRGGILGSIDRYEEAIANLERALSLAENPDEIYLQMAMLFQNKGDYEQAVRYLKKCLEFNMENQEALYELAFCYDVLDRQEESIGFYIQYIDNEPYSYAAWYNLGNAYHKLSLYEKAIDAYDYAILIKENFASAYFNKGNALVNLDRYADAIEVYKQTFEYEPPSAETYCAIGECYEKLEQMDEARSYYKKAVKLDAKLGDGWFGIGVTLDYEERYFESLHFYKKALDIDDQNPDYWFAIADARYKLKQIHEAEAAYERVVELNPLDIEAWLDYSSILYEQEKLSEAIETISEAIKTNPDAPELYYRMVAYMFAAGKYTEALNYLELALTADPEKYHILFEYLPQLQDNKVILEIINKFAR
- a CDS encoding aldehyde dehydrogenase family protein, which encodes MESINISSVLDRFKLTVSSTKENTTIDSYSPVDDNFIGSVPVTIEEEYNAVIENSAAAFNEWKQLPSPKRGEIVRQIGDALRIHKKDLATLVSYEMGKSLQEGYGEVQEMIDICDFAVGLSRQLYGLTTQSERPQHRMYEQWLPLGIVGIISAFNFPVAVWSWNAAIAWVCGNVCVWKPSEKTPITALACQKLASEIFVKNGINPAVSSLVQGDAALGKLMAADVRIPLISATGSTKMGKSVAQTVAARLGKTILELGGNNAIIITENADIETALLASVFGAVGTAGQRCTTTRRLIIHENIYESFKQRLVNAYEQIRVGNPLDERNHVGPLIDKDAVAMYLDTIDKCKTQGGKFIVEGGILEGQPFLSPYYVKPCIAEVDSSFKVVQTETFAPILYIMKYRTLQEAIAIQNDVPQGLSSSIMTLNLREAELFLSINGSDCGIANVNIGTSGAEIGGAFGGEKETGGGRESGSDAWKAYMRRQTNTINYSEKLPLAQGIKFDLS